The DNA segment GCGGCTTCGCAAGCATGATAATCGAACTGCTGATACTCCAGATGACCTTGAATGGAATAAAATCGCTCGCGGAGAAGGAAGCGGAGGGGCAAAAGAGATCTCGCGATGTGGATCTCTTCAAGCTGCGCCTTGCAGACCAAGTCAATCGCTACCAGAGACAAGAACAAACCAGTCGCAAGGCTAAAGCTCGTAACGTCAACCTTCGTACACCGCCGCCTGTCGATCCAGGGCAGAATCGCAGCAAAAGAAGAGCGGCCCAGACAACGTAATAGATAGACTGGCCTTTCCACCGGACGCTATCTTTAGGCGATTTGGGCGATAACGAATGTGCCCAATTGGATAGACTTATGCTGCAGTAGCAGACCGCGTTGGAGGCCGTATTCCGTATTCTGCGTCGTAAACTACGTTAGTCACGGCGAATTGTATCCCGTCTATTGCCTTGATTTCCCGTGCAGCGCGACGCAGGCTGGCTGCATCCGCAGCCTCAATCTTGATAACCATGTCGTAAATGCCGCTAGTCCGGTAAACCTCCTTTACTCCCGCAATATTCGCCAAGACGGATTCTATAGAAGCCCGGTCCCTATCCGGATAGCGGGTAGCAAGAACAAATCCGTAAATCATGAGTAACCTTGGATGACTGCGGTTATATTAGAAATTGCCACTGTCTATGAGCTTACAAAGCTCCCTGAGAAAATGCAAATATCAATACCTGTTCTCATTTTTCCAGGCGCAGCCTCAATTATCAGTACTTTGGCTGATTGTCTGTTGTATCAGCCTCCACACAACCAAGGTAATAACGGACGGATTGTATACTATTTCGACGTAAAGTCATTAAGCCAACCCCCGACGAGCTCGCCGGACTGCCGAATAAATATGACGTAGCCGGTCCGCTCGCATCTAACCCAAGCAGCTGGAGGGAATCAGGTCCTATAAGCAGGGTTTGCGGCAACAGATTTTCTCAACCACGCTTCTCTGCCGGTTGGACGCAGCATACAAGTCAGGCCTTGGATATGGAAAGGCCGCATCAAGCCGAACCTGTATGATCTGCCCGGAGAGGAGAGCTTTTGATAAGGCGACCAGGCATGACCCGCGCGATATAGCTCCTCTCTAAAGCGATTTTCAGAATCCTGGAGACTAAGTCGTTTCGATTGATAAAAGGCGGGCATTGGCCGATACGGCATGGTCGGTTGCCAAACCACCCGCAAATTACTAGGACAGCCAGGCGTTGCCCGCCTTTGTGTGAACCTCCCTAGCGTCTTGAGGTGCATTGAGTTAGGCAATTGCAGTATTTATCGTAGGTGGTCAGTTTTGGCCATAGGCCGGAGAGGCCTCTGTCCCGCCATTTCAAAATCATAGAATTTTCGCCTGCTTTTCATATGCTGATTATGTCTAGATTTTTAGCCAATGGCGGACTGTATTTTTCATGGCACAAGCAAGGAACCACAATGACGTGATATTGTTTCACCGTGAAAGGGCCGCGTAC comes from the Nitrososphaera sp. genome and includes:
- a CDS encoding Lrp/AsnC ligand binding domain-containing protein — its product is MIYGFVLATRYPDRDRASIESVLANIAGVKEVYRTSGIYDMVIKIEAADAASLRRAAREIKAIDGIQFAVTNVVYDAEYGIRPPTRSATAA